In Quercus robur chromosome 10, dhQueRobu3.1, whole genome shotgun sequence, a genomic segment contains:
- the LOC126703657 gene encoding calmodulin-binding protein 60 A isoform X1 produces the protein MMSQKRQQEDVKARPEGTSPEDKRRRMPTFRNVVSEVMKMQSVHHLLEPILEPLIRRVVKEEVELALKKHLNSMKQNCGKEVHTSVSRSLQLKFVNNLSLPVFTGARIEGEDCSNIQVALIDAITGQTVISGPESSAKVEIVVLEGDFDGDENDNWTVEEFKNNIVREREGKKPLLTGDAFVNLKEGTGFVSEISFTDNSSWTRSRRFRLGARVVDKIDGTSIREAKTESFIVRDHRGELYKKHHPPSLHDEVWRLEKIGKDGAFHKRLSRESINTVKDFLILLFIDPTRLRNILGTGMSAKMWEVTVEHARTCVFEKRMFLYSPPSSQQKTGVVFNVVGQVMGLLLECQYVPIDKLSETEKADAHNLVISAFEHWGEVVSFDDEASIVGSSSHLTNILYTSSSPRTESSNGCKFLASHKIAGFDYAQQSASSPDIISSIYSVGGSSGLEDFALHGIDSMGLRYEQALSFPESMNHSFDDDHLNFFDTDLLTQSVNLESQSDLQSAVDTFISARAAIGKAQTRWTKLFSVLKWFSICVAVRKRGREIPRYKSGL, from the exons ATGATGTCGCAGAAGAGACAGCAGGAGGATGTGAAGGCTCGTCCAGAAGGGACTAGTCCTGAGGATAAGCGTAGGAGGATGCCTACTTTCAGGAA TGTGGTGTCAGAGGTTATGAAAATGCAATCAGTCCATCATTTGCTGGAGCCAATTCTAGAGCCCTTGATTCGTAGAGTG GTCAAAGAGGAAGTTGAATTGGCCTTAAAAAAGCATTTGAACAGCATGAAACA GAATTGTGGGAAAGAGGTACATACTTCTGTGTCAAGAAGCCTACAGCTAAAGTTTGTAAACAACCTTTCTCTTCCAGTATTTACTGGAGCTCGAATTGAAGGAGAAGATTGTTCAAACATACAAGTAGCTTTGATTGATGCTATTACTGGGCAAACTGTAATATCTGGGCCAGAGTCCTCGGCCAAGGTGGAAATTGTTGTTCTTGAGGGTGATTTTGATGGTGATGAGAATGACAATTGGACAGTCGAAGAGTTTAAAAACAAcattgtgagagagagggaAGGAAAGAAGCCCCTGCTTACAGGAGATGCATTTGTAAATCTTAAAGAGGGCACTGGTTTTGTGAGTGAGATTTCCTTTACAGATAATTCTAGCTGGACAAGAAGCCGTAGGTTCAGGCTAGGGGCAAGAGTTGTGGATAAAATTGATGGAACTAGCATTAGAGAAGCAAAGACAGAATCCTTTATTGTCAGGGATCATCGTGGAGAAT TGTACAAGAAGCATCACCCTCCTTCTTTGCATGATGAAGTATGGAGATTAGAAAAGATTGGCAAAGATGGAGCTTTCCATAAGCGCTTGAGTCGGGAAAGCATCAATACTGTGAAGGATTTTTTGATCCTACTCTTCATAGACCCTACAAGGCTCCGAAAT ATACTCGGCACAGGTATGTCAGCTAAGATGTGGGAAGTCACTGTGGAGCATGCTCGGACATGTGTATTTGAGAAGAGGATGTTCTTGTATAGCCCTCCAAGTTCTCAACAAAAAACTGGTGTGGTCTTTAATGTCGTGGGACAAGTGATGGGACTACTTTTGGAATGCCAGTATGTTCCTATTGATAAGCTGTCTGAAACTGAGAAG GCTGATGCCCACAACTTGGTGATTTCTGCATTCGAACACTGGGGGGAAGttgtttcttttgatgatgaagcCTCTATTGTGGGCAGCTCTTCACACTTAACCAACATTCTTTACACTTCAAGCTCACCTAGGACGGAGAGTTCTAACGGGTGCAAGTTTTTGGCTTCTCACAAGATTGCTGGTTTCGATTATGCACAGCAAAGTGCCTCTTCTCCAGATATCATTTCATCCATCTATTCTGTTGGGGGCAGTAGTGGTTTGGAAGATTTTGCCCTGCACGGTATTGACAGTATGGGTCTCAGATATGAACAGGCTTTGAGTTTCCCAGAGTCCATGAACCATTCATTTGATGACGATCATCTGAACTTTTTCGATACTGATCTTCTAACTCAGAGTGTCAATTTAGAATCGCAATCAGATCTTCAGAGTGCTGTTGACACTTTCATTTCTGCACGTGCTGCCATTGGTAAAGCTCAGACAAGATGGACAAAGCTATTCAGTGTGCTAAAATGGTTTTCAATATGTGTGGCTGTAAGAAAACGAGGTCGAGAAATTCCAAGATACAAGAGTgggttatga
- the LOC126703660 gene encoding UDP-glycosyltransferase 74B1-like → MSNQKGHVVVLTYPAQGHINPLLQFAKRLASKGLKATLATTHYTVKSIHATTVGVEPISDGYDEGGYKQAPSTEAYLESFKSVGSRTLSELISKFKDSASSVNCVVYDSLLPWVLDVARQCGIYAAVFLTNSASVCSMYWHIDHGRLTLPEKQATEPVLDYLHLALLTYPVFLRSLQVILLIWQ, encoded by the coding sequence ATGAGCAACCAAAAAGGTCATGTTGTTGTGCTCACTTATCCTGCCCAAGGCCACATAAACCCACTTCTCCAGTTTGCCAAACGTTTAGCCTCCAAAGGGCTCAAGGCCACTCTAGCCACAACCCATTACACTGTCAAGTCCATTCATGCAACCACTGTTGGTGTCGAGCCCATCTCAGATGGCTATGATGAAGGTGGATATAAGCAAGCTCCTAGTACAGAAGCCTACTTAGAGTCCTTTAAATCAGTTGGTTCAAGAACTTTATCAGAGCTCATATCTAAGTTCAAAGACTCAGCCTCATCAGTAAACTGTGTTGTGTATGACTCTTTGCTTCCATGGGTTCTTGATGTGGCTAGGCAATGTGGCATTTATGCAGCAGTATTCTTGACAAACTCAGCCTCTGTGTGCTCCATGTACTGGCATATCGATCATGGTCGCCTGACTTTGCCAGAGAAGCAAGCAACTGAGCCTGTCCTGGACTACCTTCACTTGGCCCTGCTGACTTACCCAGTTTTCTTGCGCAGCCTTCAAGTAATTCTGCT
- the LOC126703657 gene encoding calmodulin-binding protein 60 A isoform X4, giving the protein MNIVVSEVMKMQSVHHLLEPILEPLIRRVVKEEVELALKKHLNSMKQNCGKEVHTSVSRSLQLKFVNNLSLPVFTGARIEGEDCSNIQVALIDAITGQTVISGPESSAKVEIVVLEGDFDGDENDNWTVEEFKNNIVREREGKKPLLTGDAFVNLKEGTGFVSEISFTDNSSWTRSRRFRLGARVVDKIDGTSIREAKTESFIVRDHRGELYKKHHPPSLHDEVWRLEKIGKDGAFHKRLSRESINTVKDFLILLFIDPTRLRNILGTGMSAKMWEVTVEHARTCVFEKRMFLYSPPSSQQKTGVVFNVVGQVMGLLLECQYVPIDKLSETEKADAHNLVISAFEHWGEVVSFDDEASIVGSSSHLTNILYTSSSPRTESSNGCKFLASHKIAGFDYAQQSASSPDIISSIYSVGGSSGLEDFALHGIDSMGLRYEQALSFPESMNHSFDDDHLNFFDTDLLTQSVNLESQSDLQSAVDTFISARAAIGKAQTRWTKLFSVLKWFSICVAVRKRGREIPRYKSGL; this is encoded by the exons ATGAATAT TGTGGTGTCAGAGGTTATGAAAATGCAATCAGTCCATCATTTGCTGGAGCCAATTCTAGAGCCCTTGATTCGTAGAGTG GTCAAAGAGGAAGTTGAATTGGCCTTAAAAAAGCATTTGAACAGCATGAAACA GAATTGTGGGAAAGAGGTACATACTTCTGTGTCAAGAAGCCTACAGCTAAAGTTTGTAAACAACCTTTCTCTTCCAGTATTTACTGGAGCTCGAATTGAAGGAGAAGATTGTTCAAACATACAAGTAGCTTTGATTGATGCTATTACTGGGCAAACTGTAATATCTGGGCCAGAGTCCTCGGCCAAGGTGGAAATTGTTGTTCTTGAGGGTGATTTTGATGGTGATGAGAATGACAATTGGACAGTCGAAGAGTTTAAAAACAAcattgtgagagagagggaAGGAAAGAAGCCCCTGCTTACAGGAGATGCATTTGTAAATCTTAAAGAGGGCACTGGTTTTGTGAGTGAGATTTCCTTTACAGATAATTCTAGCTGGACAAGAAGCCGTAGGTTCAGGCTAGGGGCAAGAGTTGTGGATAAAATTGATGGAACTAGCATTAGAGAAGCAAAGACAGAATCCTTTATTGTCAGGGATCATCGTGGAGAAT TGTACAAGAAGCATCACCCTCCTTCTTTGCATGATGAAGTATGGAGATTAGAAAAGATTGGCAAAGATGGAGCTTTCCATAAGCGCTTGAGTCGGGAAAGCATCAATACTGTGAAGGATTTTTTGATCCTACTCTTCATAGACCCTACAAGGCTCCGAAAT ATACTCGGCACAGGTATGTCAGCTAAGATGTGGGAAGTCACTGTGGAGCATGCTCGGACATGTGTATTTGAGAAGAGGATGTTCTTGTATAGCCCTCCAAGTTCTCAACAAAAAACTGGTGTGGTCTTTAATGTCGTGGGACAAGTGATGGGACTACTTTTGGAATGCCAGTATGTTCCTATTGATAAGCTGTCTGAAACTGAGAAG GCTGATGCCCACAACTTGGTGATTTCTGCATTCGAACACTGGGGGGAAGttgtttcttttgatgatgaagcCTCTATTGTGGGCAGCTCTTCACACTTAACCAACATTCTTTACACTTCAAGCTCACCTAGGACGGAGAGTTCTAACGGGTGCAAGTTTTTGGCTTCTCACAAGATTGCTGGTTTCGATTATGCACAGCAAAGTGCCTCTTCTCCAGATATCATTTCATCCATCTATTCTGTTGGGGGCAGTAGTGGTTTGGAAGATTTTGCCCTGCACGGTATTGACAGTATGGGTCTCAGATATGAACAGGCTTTGAGTTTCCCAGAGTCCATGAACCATTCATTTGATGACGATCATCTGAACTTTTTCGATACTGATCTTCTAACTCAGAGTGTCAATTTAGAATCGCAATCAGATCTTCAGAGTGCTGTTGACACTTTCATTTCTGCACGTGCTGCCATTGGTAAAGCTCAGACAAGATGGACAAAGCTATTCAGTGTGCTAAAATGGTTTTCAATATGTGTGGCTGTAAGAAAACGAGGTCGAGAAATTCCAAGATACAAGAGTgggttatga
- the LOC126703657 gene encoding calmodulin-binding protein 60 A isoform X5 produces MKMQSVHHLLEPILEPLIRRVVKEEVELALKKHLNSMKQNCGKEVHTSVSRSLQLKFVNNLSLPVFTGARIEGEDCSNIQVALIDAITGQTVISGPESSAKVEIVVLEGDFDGDENDNWTVEEFKNNIVREREGKKPLLTGDAFVNLKEGTGFVSEISFTDNSSWTRSRRFRLGARVVDKIDGTSIREAKTESFIVRDHRGELYKKHHPPSLHDEVWRLEKIGKDGAFHKRLSRESINTVKDFLILLFIDPTRLRNILGTGMSAKMWEVTVEHARTCVFEKRMFLYSPPSSQQKTGVVFNVVGQVMGLLLECQYVPIDKLSETEKADAHNLVISAFEHWGEVVSFDDEASIVGSSSHLTNILYTSSSPRTESSNGCKFLASHKIAGFDYAQQSASSPDIISSIYSVGGSSGLEDFALHGIDSMGLRYEQALSFPESMNHSFDDDHLNFFDTDLLTQSVNLESQSDLQSAVDTFISARAAIGKAQTRWTKLFSVLKWFSICVAVRKRGREIPRYKSGL; encoded by the exons ATGAAAATGCAATCAGTCCATCATTTGCTGGAGCCAATTCTAGAGCCCTTGATTCGTAGAGTG GTCAAAGAGGAAGTTGAATTGGCCTTAAAAAAGCATTTGAACAGCATGAAACA GAATTGTGGGAAAGAGGTACATACTTCTGTGTCAAGAAGCCTACAGCTAAAGTTTGTAAACAACCTTTCTCTTCCAGTATTTACTGGAGCTCGAATTGAAGGAGAAGATTGTTCAAACATACAAGTAGCTTTGATTGATGCTATTACTGGGCAAACTGTAATATCTGGGCCAGAGTCCTCGGCCAAGGTGGAAATTGTTGTTCTTGAGGGTGATTTTGATGGTGATGAGAATGACAATTGGACAGTCGAAGAGTTTAAAAACAAcattgtgagagagagggaAGGAAAGAAGCCCCTGCTTACAGGAGATGCATTTGTAAATCTTAAAGAGGGCACTGGTTTTGTGAGTGAGATTTCCTTTACAGATAATTCTAGCTGGACAAGAAGCCGTAGGTTCAGGCTAGGGGCAAGAGTTGTGGATAAAATTGATGGAACTAGCATTAGAGAAGCAAAGACAGAATCCTTTATTGTCAGGGATCATCGTGGAGAAT TGTACAAGAAGCATCACCCTCCTTCTTTGCATGATGAAGTATGGAGATTAGAAAAGATTGGCAAAGATGGAGCTTTCCATAAGCGCTTGAGTCGGGAAAGCATCAATACTGTGAAGGATTTTTTGATCCTACTCTTCATAGACCCTACAAGGCTCCGAAAT ATACTCGGCACAGGTATGTCAGCTAAGATGTGGGAAGTCACTGTGGAGCATGCTCGGACATGTGTATTTGAGAAGAGGATGTTCTTGTATAGCCCTCCAAGTTCTCAACAAAAAACTGGTGTGGTCTTTAATGTCGTGGGACAAGTGATGGGACTACTTTTGGAATGCCAGTATGTTCCTATTGATAAGCTGTCTGAAACTGAGAAG GCTGATGCCCACAACTTGGTGATTTCTGCATTCGAACACTGGGGGGAAGttgtttcttttgatgatgaagcCTCTATTGTGGGCAGCTCTTCACACTTAACCAACATTCTTTACACTTCAAGCTCACCTAGGACGGAGAGTTCTAACGGGTGCAAGTTTTTGGCTTCTCACAAGATTGCTGGTTTCGATTATGCACAGCAAAGTGCCTCTTCTCCAGATATCATTTCATCCATCTATTCTGTTGGGGGCAGTAGTGGTTTGGAAGATTTTGCCCTGCACGGTATTGACAGTATGGGTCTCAGATATGAACAGGCTTTGAGTTTCCCAGAGTCCATGAACCATTCATTTGATGACGATCATCTGAACTTTTTCGATACTGATCTTCTAACTCAGAGTGTCAATTTAGAATCGCAATCAGATCTTCAGAGTGCTGTTGACACTTTCATTTCTGCACGTGCTGCCATTGGTAAAGCTCAGACAAGATGGACAAAGCTATTCAGTGTGCTAAAATGGTTTTCAATATGTGTGGCTGTAAGAAAACGAGGTCGAGAAATTCCAAGATACAAGAGTgggttatga
- the LOC126703657 gene encoding calmodulin-binding protein 60 A isoform X2 has product MMSQKRQQEDVKARPEGTSPEDKRRRMPTFRNVVSEVMKMQSVHHLLEPILEPLIRRVVKEEVELALKKHLNSMKQNCGKEVHTSVSRSLQLKFVNNLSLPVFTGARIEGEDCSNIQVALIDAITGQTVISGPESSAKVEIVVLEGDFDGDENDNWTVEEFKNNIVREREGKKPLLTGDAFVNLKEGTGFVSEISFTDNSSWTRSRRFRLGARVVDKIDGTSIREAKTESFIVRDHRGELYKKHHPPSLHDEVWRLEKIGKDGAFHKRLSRESINTVKDFLILLFIDPTRLRNILGTGMSAKMWEVTVEHARTCVFEKRMFLYSPPSSQQKTGVVFNVVGQVMGLLLECQYVPIDKLSETEKADAHNLVISAFEHWGEVVSFDDEASIVGSSSHLTNILYTSSSPRTESSNGCKFLASHKIAGFDYAQQSASSPDIISSIYSVGGSSGLEDFALHGIDSMGLRYEQALSFPESMNHSFDDDHLNFFDTDLLTQSVNLESQSDLQSAVDTFISARAAIGKAQTRWTKLFSVLKWFSICVAVRKRVREIPRYKSGL; this is encoded by the exons ATGATGTCGCAGAAGAGACAGCAGGAGGATGTGAAGGCTCGTCCAGAAGGGACTAGTCCTGAGGATAAGCGTAGGAGGATGCCTACTTTCAGGAA TGTGGTGTCAGAGGTTATGAAAATGCAATCAGTCCATCATTTGCTGGAGCCAATTCTAGAGCCCTTGATTCGTAGAGTG GTCAAAGAGGAAGTTGAATTGGCCTTAAAAAAGCATTTGAACAGCATGAAACA GAATTGTGGGAAAGAGGTACATACTTCTGTGTCAAGAAGCCTACAGCTAAAGTTTGTAAACAACCTTTCTCTTCCAGTATTTACTGGAGCTCGAATTGAAGGAGAAGATTGTTCAAACATACAAGTAGCTTTGATTGATGCTATTACTGGGCAAACTGTAATATCTGGGCCAGAGTCCTCGGCCAAGGTGGAAATTGTTGTTCTTGAGGGTGATTTTGATGGTGATGAGAATGACAATTGGACAGTCGAAGAGTTTAAAAACAAcattgtgagagagagggaAGGAAAGAAGCCCCTGCTTACAGGAGATGCATTTGTAAATCTTAAAGAGGGCACTGGTTTTGTGAGTGAGATTTCCTTTACAGATAATTCTAGCTGGACAAGAAGCCGTAGGTTCAGGCTAGGGGCAAGAGTTGTGGATAAAATTGATGGAACTAGCATTAGAGAAGCAAAGACAGAATCCTTTATTGTCAGGGATCATCGTGGAGAAT TGTACAAGAAGCATCACCCTCCTTCTTTGCATGATGAAGTATGGAGATTAGAAAAGATTGGCAAAGATGGAGCTTTCCATAAGCGCTTGAGTCGGGAAAGCATCAATACTGTGAAGGATTTTTTGATCCTACTCTTCATAGACCCTACAAGGCTCCGAAAT ATACTCGGCACAGGTATGTCAGCTAAGATGTGGGAAGTCACTGTGGAGCATGCTCGGACATGTGTATTTGAGAAGAGGATGTTCTTGTATAGCCCTCCAAGTTCTCAACAAAAAACTGGTGTGGTCTTTAATGTCGTGGGACAAGTGATGGGACTACTTTTGGAATGCCAGTATGTTCCTATTGATAAGCTGTCTGAAACTGAGAAG GCTGATGCCCACAACTTGGTGATTTCTGCATTCGAACACTGGGGGGAAGttgtttcttttgatgatgaagcCTCTATTGTGGGCAGCTCTTCACACTTAACCAACATTCTTTACACTTCAAGCTCACCTAGGACGGAGAGTTCTAACGGGTGCAAGTTTTTGGCTTCTCACAAGATTGCTGGTTTCGATTATGCACAGCAAAGTGCCTCTTCTCCAGATATCATTTCATCCATCTATTCTGTTGGGGGCAGTAGTGGTTTGGAAGATTTTGCCCTGCACGGTATTGACAGTATGGGTCTCAGATATGAACAGGCTTTGAGTTTCCCAGAGTCCATGAACCATTCATTTGATGACGATCATCTGAACTTTTTCGATACTGATCTTCTAACTCAGAGTGTCAATTTAGAATCGCAATCAGATCTTCAGAGTGCTGTTGACACTTTCATTTCTGCACGTGCTGCCATTGGTAAAGCTCAGACAAGATGGACAAAGCTATTCAGTGTGCTAAAATGGTTTTCAATATGTGTGGCTGTAAGAAAACGAG
- the LOC126703657 gene encoding calmodulin-binding protein 60 A isoform X3, whose amino-acid sequence MTENVVSEVMKMQSVHHLLEPILEPLIRRVVKEEVELALKKHLNSMKQNCGKEVHTSVSRSLQLKFVNNLSLPVFTGARIEGEDCSNIQVALIDAITGQTVISGPESSAKVEIVVLEGDFDGDENDNWTVEEFKNNIVREREGKKPLLTGDAFVNLKEGTGFVSEISFTDNSSWTRSRRFRLGARVVDKIDGTSIREAKTESFIVRDHRGELYKKHHPPSLHDEVWRLEKIGKDGAFHKRLSRESINTVKDFLILLFIDPTRLRNILGTGMSAKMWEVTVEHARTCVFEKRMFLYSPPSSQQKTGVVFNVVGQVMGLLLECQYVPIDKLSETEKADAHNLVISAFEHWGEVVSFDDEASIVGSSSHLTNILYTSSSPRTESSNGCKFLASHKIAGFDYAQQSASSPDIISSIYSVGGSSGLEDFALHGIDSMGLRYEQALSFPESMNHSFDDDHLNFFDTDLLTQSVNLESQSDLQSAVDTFISARAAIGKAQTRWTKLFSVLKWFSICVAVRKRGREIPRYKSGL is encoded by the exons ATGACAGAAAA TGTGGTGTCAGAGGTTATGAAAATGCAATCAGTCCATCATTTGCTGGAGCCAATTCTAGAGCCCTTGATTCGTAGAGTG GTCAAAGAGGAAGTTGAATTGGCCTTAAAAAAGCATTTGAACAGCATGAAACA GAATTGTGGGAAAGAGGTACATACTTCTGTGTCAAGAAGCCTACAGCTAAAGTTTGTAAACAACCTTTCTCTTCCAGTATTTACTGGAGCTCGAATTGAAGGAGAAGATTGTTCAAACATACAAGTAGCTTTGATTGATGCTATTACTGGGCAAACTGTAATATCTGGGCCAGAGTCCTCGGCCAAGGTGGAAATTGTTGTTCTTGAGGGTGATTTTGATGGTGATGAGAATGACAATTGGACAGTCGAAGAGTTTAAAAACAAcattgtgagagagagggaAGGAAAGAAGCCCCTGCTTACAGGAGATGCATTTGTAAATCTTAAAGAGGGCACTGGTTTTGTGAGTGAGATTTCCTTTACAGATAATTCTAGCTGGACAAGAAGCCGTAGGTTCAGGCTAGGGGCAAGAGTTGTGGATAAAATTGATGGAACTAGCATTAGAGAAGCAAAGACAGAATCCTTTATTGTCAGGGATCATCGTGGAGAAT TGTACAAGAAGCATCACCCTCCTTCTTTGCATGATGAAGTATGGAGATTAGAAAAGATTGGCAAAGATGGAGCTTTCCATAAGCGCTTGAGTCGGGAAAGCATCAATACTGTGAAGGATTTTTTGATCCTACTCTTCATAGACCCTACAAGGCTCCGAAAT ATACTCGGCACAGGTATGTCAGCTAAGATGTGGGAAGTCACTGTGGAGCATGCTCGGACATGTGTATTTGAGAAGAGGATGTTCTTGTATAGCCCTCCAAGTTCTCAACAAAAAACTGGTGTGGTCTTTAATGTCGTGGGACAAGTGATGGGACTACTTTTGGAATGCCAGTATGTTCCTATTGATAAGCTGTCTGAAACTGAGAAG GCTGATGCCCACAACTTGGTGATTTCTGCATTCGAACACTGGGGGGAAGttgtttcttttgatgatgaagcCTCTATTGTGGGCAGCTCTTCACACTTAACCAACATTCTTTACACTTCAAGCTCACCTAGGACGGAGAGTTCTAACGGGTGCAAGTTTTTGGCTTCTCACAAGATTGCTGGTTTCGATTATGCACAGCAAAGTGCCTCTTCTCCAGATATCATTTCATCCATCTATTCTGTTGGGGGCAGTAGTGGTTTGGAAGATTTTGCCCTGCACGGTATTGACAGTATGGGTCTCAGATATGAACAGGCTTTGAGTTTCCCAGAGTCCATGAACCATTCATTTGATGACGATCATCTGAACTTTTTCGATACTGATCTTCTAACTCAGAGTGTCAATTTAGAATCGCAATCAGATCTTCAGAGTGCTGTTGACACTTTCATTTCTGCACGTGCTGCCATTGGTAAAGCTCAGACAAGATGGACAAAGCTATTCAGTGTGCTAAAATGGTTTTCAATATGTGTGGCTGTAAGAAAACGAGGTCGAGAAATTCCAAGATACAAGAGTgggttatga
- the LOC126703657 gene encoding calmodulin-binding protein 60 A isoform X6, whose amino-acid sequence MKQNCGKEVHTSVSRSLQLKFVNNLSLPVFTGARIEGEDCSNIQVALIDAITGQTVISGPESSAKVEIVVLEGDFDGDENDNWTVEEFKNNIVREREGKKPLLTGDAFVNLKEGTGFVSEISFTDNSSWTRSRRFRLGARVVDKIDGTSIREAKTESFIVRDHRGELYKKHHPPSLHDEVWRLEKIGKDGAFHKRLSRESINTVKDFLILLFIDPTRLRNILGTGMSAKMWEVTVEHARTCVFEKRMFLYSPPSSQQKTGVVFNVVGQVMGLLLECQYVPIDKLSETEKADAHNLVISAFEHWGEVVSFDDEASIVGSSSHLTNILYTSSSPRTESSNGCKFLASHKIAGFDYAQQSASSPDIISSIYSVGGSSGLEDFALHGIDSMGLRYEQALSFPESMNHSFDDDHLNFFDTDLLTQSVNLESQSDLQSAVDTFISARAAIGKAQTRWTKLFSVLKWFSICVAVRKRGREIPRYKSGL is encoded by the exons ATGAAACA GAATTGTGGGAAAGAGGTACATACTTCTGTGTCAAGAAGCCTACAGCTAAAGTTTGTAAACAACCTTTCTCTTCCAGTATTTACTGGAGCTCGAATTGAAGGAGAAGATTGTTCAAACATACAAGTAGCTTTGATTGATGCTATTACTGGGCAAACTGTAATATCTGGGCCAGAGTCCTCGGCCAAGGTGGAAATTGTTGTTCTTGAGGGTGATTTTGATGGTGATGAGAATGACAATTGGACAGTCGAAGAGTTTAAAAACAAcattgtgagagagagggaAGGAAAGAAGCCCCTGCTTACAGGAGATGCATTTGTAAATCTTAAAGAGGGCACTGGTTTTGTGAGTGAGATTTCCTTTACAGATAATTCTAGCTGGACAAGAAGCCGTAGGTTCAGGCTAGGGGCAAGAGTTGTGGATAAAATTGATGGAACTAGCATTAGAGAAGCAAAGACAGAATCCTTTATTGTCAGGGATCATCGTGGAGAAT TGTACAAGAAGCATCACCCTCCTTCTTTGCATGATGAAGTATGGAGATTAGAAAAGATTGGCAAAGATGGAGCTTTCCATAAGCGCTTGAGTCGGGAAAGCATCAATACTGTGAAGGATTTTTTGATCCTACTCTTCATAGACCCTACAAGGCTCCGAAAT ATACTCGGCACAGGTATGTCAGCTAAGATGTGGGAAGTCACTGTGGAGCATGCTCGGACATGTGTATTTGAGAAGAGGATGTTCTTGTATAGCCCTCCAAGTTCTCAACAAAAAACTGGTGTGGTCTTTAATGTCGTGGGACAAGTGATGGGACTACTTTTGGAATGCCAGTATGTTCCTATTGATAAGCTGTCTGAAACTGAGAAG GCTGATGCCCACAACTTGGTGATTTCTGCATTCGAACACTGGGGGGAAGttgtttcttttgatgatgaagcCTCTATTGTGGGCAGCTCTTCACACTTAACCAACATTCTTTACACTTCAAGCTCACCTAGGACGGAGAGTTCTAACGGGTGCAAGTTTTTGGCTTCTCACAAGATTGCTGGTTTCGATTATGCACAGCAAAGTGCCTCTTCTCCAGATATCATTTCATCCATCTATTCTGTTGGGGGCAGTAGTGGTTTGGAAGATTTTGCCCTGCACGGTATTGACAGTATGGGTCTCAGATATGAACAGGCTTTGAGTTTCCCAGAGTCCATGAACCATTCATTTGATGACGATCATCTGAACTTTTTCGATACTGATCTTCTAACTCAGAGTGTCAATTTAGAATCGCAATCAGATCTTCAGAGTGCTGTTGACACTTTCATTTCTGCACGTGCTGCCATTGGTAAAGCTCAGACAAGATGGACAAAGCTATTCAGTGTGCTAAAATGGTTTTCAATATGTGTGGCTGTAAGAAAACGAGGTCGAGAAATTCCAAGATACAAGAGTgggttatga